ACGACCTCTACTGGTGGCACCCGCTCGTCTCCGGCGATCCCGATACCGTGCACCAGGCCGGCATCTCCGCGCGCGGGCGCACCGTCAGCGAGGAGGGCATCGATATCGACGACTACGAGGACTACCTCGTGACGTGGCCGCTGGAAGTGGGCGAGGGCAAGTAGCTGCCCCAGGAGCGTTTTTTCTTTTCTCCGGATCGCGAAAGACGCTCCATCTCCTTGTTTCCACGCAATTGCGGACGGGCACTTCTGCCCTAGTGAAGGCTGGCGGCGAGCTTCCTCGGCGCGACATTGCGCCAGGCGGTGCCGATCAGCGCGCGCACCCGTTCGCCGTCCGCATCGTCGAAATAGAGCGAGGTCCAGCCCTTCTGTCCCCAGCCGCCGGGCACCGGCGCGCAGAGGCCGGGATCGGTCTCCAGCACCAGCGATTGCTGGTCCCGCGTGAACTTCAGGACCGCACGGCCGGGCTCGGGCAGGGTCATGAACACCTTCTCGCCCACCCGGAAGTCCCGCTTCCCGAAATGGGCGCTTTCCCGCGCTCCCGGCATGCCGAGCGCCATCGTGATGAGGTCGTCGGATATCATGGCCGAAGGATAGCACCGAACGGTCCCTTGGAAAAGTTTTCGGCCGAAATAGGAAAATAGTCCTTGACGGCGTCACGGTCGTTTGCTAGGGTTATGTCATGGTCGGAAAGGTGCGGGCGGCGGGTTCGCCGGGCTTTCCGGAGGCTGAAGGTTCGGCGATGGCCGCCCGCGGCCGGCCAGGACAGTTCCGCCACGGCGCGTTGCGCCTCGGGATTGTACAGAAACCCTGGTGATGGGGCATGTCCGCTTTCGGAGGGAGGCGGGGTGCCCGGATGAGATTTTGGCAGGCGCTCGTTCCGTTCGGACCGGGCGCCTTTTCATTTTCGGGCCTTGCGATGGAAACGGATATGACGATCGATCCCGACCTTTACGGCATCCTGCCGGAATGGGCGGTCTATGACGGGCTTTCGGCAAAGGGCGCGGGCCTCGAGAACGGCGCGGCGCCGGTGCTCGACACCAAGGCGGAGGCGCCGGGCGATCCTTTCCTCGACATGCAGGCCATGCTTCTCGAAATGACCAAGGAGCTGCGCGAACGCTTCCAGCGCTTCCAGAGCCAGAAGGTGCTGGCCGAGCGCGACGCGGACGATGCCGGCGACGAGGCCGCGCGCAAGCTGGCCCAGACCGACGCCAAGGCGGCCATCGAGGCCGTCTCGCTGATCGTGCGCACGCTGGAGAAGATCGACAGCCTGCAGCGCACGCTGATCGCCGGTCGCACCGAGGCGGAAGCTGGCGGAGAGGACGACGAGGCCGCGCTGATCGAGGAATTCGACCGGCTCGTGGAAGAGCGCGTGGAGGAGCGGGTGCATGCCGCGAAACAGAAATGGATGCGGGAAGCCGGGGCTGGCGGCGATGCTGCCGCGGCCATGGAAGGCGGGCCGTAGGGAGCGGCTGGCCTGCCGGGCGGCGCGCAAGAAACTGGACAGGACTATGCAGGCGGCGGCCGCGGGCTTGAGGATGATCGAGGAACGACGGGCGGCACTGGCGGAAGCGGGCGATGCGCTGGAGGCGGGGCTGGGGCGGCGAGGGGCGGTCGGTGAAGATTGCCCCTCATCCCCCTGCCGGGACCTTCTCCCCGCGAGCGGGGAGAAGGGGATCGGGGACATGCCTCATCCTCCGGCAACGACCGATGGGAAGGAAACCCTGGCATCCCACCCTTCTCCCCGCCTGCGGGGAGAAGGTCCCGGCAGGGGGATGAGGGGCTCGCTCGACGCGCCCTCCTACGAAATCGCGTCTGACGGAGCGCAAATCCCGGCATCCCACCCTTCTCCCCGCCTGCGGGGAGAAGGTCCCGGCAGCGGGATGAGGGGCTCGCCCGATACACCTTCGTCTTCAAACGAACGGCTTGTCCCCCACTCCCTGCACCAGCTCCGCGGCTGGCACTTCACCTGCCGCACCGCACAGACGCCCCCGCCGGGCGACTGGCGGGTCTGGCTTTTGATGGGCGGGCGCGGCTCGGGCAAGACGCGGGCGGGCGCCGAATGGGTGCATGCGCTGGCGCTGGCGCGGCCGGAAAGCCGCATCGCGCTGGTGGCCGAAACGCTGGGCGACGCGCGCGAGGTGATGATCGACGGCGTATCGGGCATCTGCCGCATCGCGCGGCGTTTCCGGCCGGACTTCGAGGCCTCGCGCCGCCGGCTCGTCTGGCCGAACGGGTCCATCGGGCAGATCTTCTCCTCGGAGGATCCGGAAAGCCTGCGCGGGCCGCAGTTCCATTTCGGCTGGTGCGACGAGCTCGGCAAATGGAAGCACGCGCAGGAGACCTGGGACATGCTGCAATTCGGCCTGCGCCTCGGCGACGATCCGCGCGTGCTGGTGACGACGACGCCGCGCCCGGTGCCGCTGCTGCGGGGGCTCGCCGGCGATCCGGCGACGGCGGTGCGGCGCATCGCGACCGCCGACAATGCGAAGAACCTCTCACCGGGTTTCCTTTCCGCCATGGCCGACCGCTACGGCGGCACGCGGCTCGGGCGGCAGGAGCTCGACGGCGAGCTGATCGCCGACCGCGAGGATGCGCTGTGGACGAGGGCGCGGCTGGAGGCGATCCGCCTGCGCCAGCCGGGGCCGCTGTCGCGCATCGTCGTGGCGGTCGATCCGCCGGCGACGGCGTCCGCGGCTTCGGTCTGCGGCATCGTGGTGGCGGGGCTGGACGGCAGTGGCCGCGCGGTGGTGCTGGCCGACGGATCGGTGACGGGCGCGAGCCCGGCGGGCTGGGCGGGCGCGGTGGTGCGCGCCTTCCGTCGTTTCGACGCCGATCGGGTGGTGGCCGAGGTGAACCAGGGCGGCGACATGGTGACGGCGATGCTGAAGAGCGTCGACGCCAACCTGCCGGTTTCGACGGTGCGGGCGACGCGCGGGAAATTCCTGCGCGCCGAGCCGGTGGCCGCGCTCTACGAGCAGGGGCGCGTCGCCCATGCCGGCGCCTTCGCCGAACTGGAAGACCAGATGTGCGATTTCGGGCCGGACGGGCTTTCCGCCGGCCGCTCGCCGGATCGGCTCGACGCGCTCGTCTGGGCGCTGACGGCGCTGGTGATCGACCGGCAGGGCGAACCGCGGGTGCGAGGGATCTGACGATGGATATCGACCGCAAGGTTTTCTTCGATACCGTGCGCGGGACGCTTTACGGCGGGCGGCTGGCGCGCGGCCAGGTACGCGGCATGACGGCGCTCCTCGACCGCTTCGAGCGGGGCGGCGAGACGGCCGACGGCCGCTTCCTCGCCTATATGCTGGCGACGGCCCATCACGAGACGGGCGGGCGCATGCAGCCGGTGCGCGAGACCTTCGCCAAGACGGATGTGGCGGCCATCGCGCAACTCGACCGGGCATTTTCCGAGGGGCGTCTGCCGCAGGTCTCCGCGCCCTATTGGCGGCGGGACGCGGACGGCAAGAGCTGGCTCGGGCGCGGGTTGGTGCAGATTACGCACAGGCGGAATTACGAGCGGCTTTCGGCACTGACGGGCGTCGACCTCGTCGCGCGGCCGGAGCGGGCGATGGCGCTGGCGGTGTCGGTGGAGATCCTCTTCGCGGGCATGCTGCAGGGCGCCTTCACGGGGCGGCGGCTGGCGGATCATTTTTTCGGCAGCGGTTCGGACTGGGTGGGCGCGCGGCGGATCGTCAACGGGCTGGACCGGGCGGAGCGGGTTGCCGGCTATGGGCGGGCGTTTCTTGCGGCTTTGGGCGGGTAGGCGCCCCTCATCCGGCCTGCCGGCACCTTTGT
The Shinella zoogloeoides DNA segment above includes these coding regions:
- a CDS encoding MmcQ/YjbR family DNA-binding protein; the encoded protein is MISDDLITMALGMPGARESAHFGKRDFRVGEKVFMTLPEPGRAVLKFTRDQQSLVLETDPGLCAPVPGGWGQKGWTSLYFDDADGERVRALIGTAWRNVAPRKLAASLH
- a CDS encoding DNA-packaging protein yields the protein MRGSPDTPSSSNERLVPHSLHQLRGWHFTCRTAQTPPPGDWRVWLLMGGRGSGKTRAGAEWVHALALARPESRIALVAETLGDAREVMIDGVSGICRIARRFRPDFEASRRRLVWPNGSIGQIFSSEDPESLRGPQFHFGWCDELGKWKHAQETWDMLQFGLRLGDDPRVLVTTTPRPVPLLRGLAGDPATAVRRIATADNAKNLSPGFLSAMADRYGGTRLGRQELDGELIADREDALWTRARLEAIRLRQPGPLSRIVVAVDPPATASAASVCGIVVAGLDGSGRAVVLADGSVTGASPAGWAGAVVRAFRRFDADRVVAEVNQGGDMVTAMLKSVDANLPVSTVRATRGKFLRAEPVAALYEQGRVAHAGAFAELEDQMCDFGPDGLSAGRSPDRLDALVWALTALVIDRQGEPRVRGI
- a CDS encoding glycoside hydrolase family 19 protein, whose translation is MDIDRKVFFDTVRGTLYGGRLARGQVRGMTALLDRFERGGETADGRFLAYMLATAHHETGGRMQPVRETFAKTDVAAIAQLDRAFSEGRLPQVSAPYWRRDADGKSWLGRGLVQITHRRNYERLSALTGVDLVARPERAMALAVSVEILFAGMLQGAFTGRRLADHFFGSGSDWVGARRIVNGLDRAERVAGYGRAFLAALGG